The proteins below come from a single Papaver somniferum cultivar HN1 chromosome 11, ASM357369v1, whole genome shotgun sequence genomic window:
- the LOC113323448 gene encoding protein ABIL3-like, whose translation METMSASSYGLNGPPKSSHYDEICMQQSLIFSDSLKELKNLRSQLYSAAEYFELSYNNDDQKEIVVDTLRDYAVRALVNTVDHLGSVTCKVTDMMDERVNVVSGAELRVTCIEQRLKTCQSYIDHEGLSQQSLSIATPKHHKRYILPVGETMRACGPTISAHQWCSLDDEDQWHQFKNAVRSTIIDTSTPSVRKERSRSASPQRPSQHESPQRPSRHESPHRPSRPESPHRPSRSVTPQRSSRSGTPQRSSRSGTQQSSSRSGTPQRSSRSSTPQRSARPGIGVFCFTEQSISEKRTISPGRPRYPLARSGSLQSRTTTPISSRSTTPVPNRPTTPSDPITKHRSSFDSWKSASMRVSSERNIPKEVERAPSRSKRLLKALLSRRKSAKDEALYTFLDEY comes from the exons ATGGAGACTATGTCTGCCTCATCTTATGGTCTAAATGGACCACCTAAATCATCTCATTATGATGAGATTTGTATGCAACAGTCTTTAATCTTCTCTGATAGTCTCAAG GAACTGAAGAATTTGAGATCACAGTTGTATTCAGCTGCGGAGTATTTTGAGTTGTCTTATAACAATGATGACCAGAAAGAAAT AGTGGTGGATACTTTGAGAGATTATGCGGTTAGAGCGTTGGTGAATACGGTGGATCATTTGGGTTCTGTGACTTGTAAGGTTACTGATATGATGGATGAAAGGGTAAATGTTGTCTCAGGAGCAGAGCTTAGGGTCACTTGCATCGAACAG AGATTAAAGACATGCCAAAGCTATATTGACCATGAGGGCCTTTCACAACAATCTCTGTCAATAGCTACTCCAAAGCACCACAAGCGGTACATCTTGCCTG TTGGGGAGACAATGCGTGCTTGTGGCCCTACTATATCTGCACACCAATGGTGCAGCCTAGATGATGAAGACCAATGGCATCAATTCAAGAATG CTGTTCGGTCAACCATAATTGACACCTCAACACCTTCAGTAAG AAAAGAGCGTTCTCGTTCAGCTTCTCCACAGCGTCCCAGTCAACATGAATCCCCACAGCGTCCCAGTCGACATGAATCCCCACACCGTCCCAGTCGACCTGAATCCCCACACCGTCCCAGCCGGTCCGTAACTCCACAGCGTTCCAGCCGATCAGGGACTCCACAGCGTTCTAGCCGGTCAGGGACTCAACAGAGCTCCAGCCGATCAGGGACTCCACAGCGTTCCAGCCGATCTAGTACTCCTCAACGTTCAGCCCGGCCTGGAATCGGAGTCTTTTGCTTCACAG AACAATCCATCTCAGAGAAAAGAACCATATCACCAGGCCGTCCAAGGTATCCACTTGCACGATCTGGATCTCTTCAAAGTAGGACAACAACTCCTATCTCAAGTAGATCGACAACTCCAGTCCCTAATAGACCAACCACTCCAAGCGATCCAATTACAAAACATCGG AGCTCTTTCGATTCTTGGAAATCAGCTTCTATGCGTGTCAGTTCTGAAAGGAACATTCCAAAAGAGGTAGAGCGAGCCCCTAGCAGAAGTAAACGCCTCCTCAAAGCATTGCTTAGCAGACGTAAGTCAGCAAAAGACGAAGCACTTTATACTTTCTTAGAtgaatactaa
- the LOC113323449 gene encoding uncharacterized protein LOC113323449, translating to MSASIYAVAATADEQTLPSPWQFSCDLEVNYGSDENASIVCAAIAVDAELQPDKVRRLMTVNDGKLSVHFEAVEARFLRASYSSFVDVLTLATKTIEEFGPGMQL from the exons ATGTCTGCATCTATCTATGCTGTTGCGGCTACAGCCGATGAACAAACTCTTCCTTCTCCATGGCAGTTCAGCTG TGATTTGGAAGTGAATTATGGGTCTGATGAGAATGCTTCCATAGTATGTGCAGCAATAGCTGTTGATGCCGAG TTGCAACCTGACAAAGTGAGAAGGTTGATGACTGTGAATGATGGAAAACTTTCAGT ACATTTTGAGGCAGTCGAAGCAAGGTTTCTGCGAGCATCATACAGTTCATTTGTTGACGTTCTTACACTTGCAACAAAAACTATCGAAGAATTTGGGCCAGGAATGCAGTTGTGA